A DNA window from Centroberyx gerrardi isolate f3 chromosome 5, fCenGer3.hap1.cur.20231027, whole genome shotgun sequence contains the following coding sequences:
- the mybphb gene encoding myosin binding protein Hb: MPAKPAPIKKAAKKEPAKKEKAPEPAPAPEPAPEPAPEPAPAEAAPVEAPAEGEAAPAEGAPAEGAAPAEGEAPAQAPAEEPKAPTPPPPDAAEAPAPEEPKPPSPPPPPPKEPTSAPLDLFVEDKNDTSVSIIWSQPGTVGHSGLDGYTIEVCKDGTEDWKAINEDLQKSCRYVIKNQTTGDRLKIRVVAVNPGGRSLPVSLPEAVLIKEVADRPKVRLPRFLRQRYVAYVGDKINLTVPFSGKPKPVVSWTKNGQPLDTKRVNIRSTDRDSILFIRAAEREDSGVYEMCVKVEDFEDKSPLTLQIVELPGAPAGIKIVDTWGFNVALEWAAPTDNGNTEITGYTIQKADKKTGDWFTVLEHSHRLNATISDLIMGNTYKFRVFSENKCGMSEAAAVTKGEAKILKTGIEYKPPEYKEHDFTEAPKFTTSLSDRATTVGYSTKLLCSVRGCPKPKIEWTKNQMIIGDDPKYRQICTQGICSLEIRKPGNFDGGVYCCRAKNDHGEASVSCKLEVKQAVVADANKK; the protein is encoded by the exons ATGCCGGCCAAACCTGCCCCAATCAAGAAGGCGGCAAAGAAAGAACCAGCCAAGAAGGAGAAGGCCCCAGAGCCGGCCCCCGCCCCGGAACCCGCTCCGGAGCCCGCTCCGGAGCCCGCTCCTGCCGAGGCCGCCCCCGTCGAAGCCCCCGCTGAGGGCGAGGCTGCGCCCGCAGAGGGAGCCCCGGCCGAGGGTGCTGCACCTGCTGAGGGAGAAGCCCCTGCTCAGGCACCGGCCGAGGAGCCCAAAgctcccacccctccacccccagaTG CTGCTGAGGCGCCTGCACCAGAAGAGCCTAAaccaccttcacctcctccacccccacccaaaG AGCCCACAAGTGCCCCCCTCGACCTGTTTGTTGAGGATAAGAATGACACTTCAGTTTCTATCATATGGAGTCAGCCAGGGACCGTTGGACACTCCGGTCTGGATGGATACACCATTGAAGTCTGCAAGGATGGAA CTGAGGACTGGAAAGCAATCAATGAGGATCTTCAGAAGTCCTGCCGCTACGTCATTAAGAACCAAACCACCGGCGACCGTCTGAAGATCCGTGTGGTGGCTGTGAACCCCGGGGGCCGCAGCCTCCCTGTTTCCCTCCCTGAGGCCGTCCTGATCAAGGAGGTTGCTG aCCGCCCCAAGGTTCGTTTGCCCCGTTTCCTCAGACAAAGATACGTTGCGTATGTTGGAGACAAGATCAACCTTACCGTCCCCTTCTCC GGCAAACCTAAACCAGTGGTCTCTTGGACAAAGAATGGCCAGCCCCTGGACACAAAGAGGGTCAACATCCGCAGCACTGATAGAGACAGCATCCTGTTCATCCGTGCAGCCGAGAGAGAAGACTCCGGAGTGTATGAGATGTGTGTGAAGGTGGAGGACTTCGAGGACAAGTCTCCACTCACCCTGCAGATCGTTG AGCTGCCAGGGGCTCCTGCCGGTATAAAGATTGTGGATACCTGGGGTTTCAATGTTGCCCTGGAATGGGCTGCACCCACCGATAACGGAAACACGGAGATCACAGGTTACACAATCCAGAAGGCCGACAAAAAGACTGGA GACTGGTTCACTGTGTTGGAGCATTCCCACAGACTTAATGCCACCATCTCTGACCTCATCATGGGCAACACCTACAAGTTCAGAGTGTTTTCCGAGAACAAGTGTGGCATGAGCGAGGCCGCCGCTGTTACAAAGGGCGAAGCCAAGATTCTGAAGACAG GTATCGAATACAAGCCTCCCGAGTACAAGGAGCACGACTTCACCGAGGCTCCCAAGTTCACCACCTCTCTGAGTGACAGAGCCACCACTGTTGGCTACAGCACcaagctgctctgctctgtcagGGGATGCCCAAAG CCCAAGATTGAATGGACAAAGAACCAGATGATCATCGGAGACGACCCCAAGTACAGGCAGATCTGCACCCAGGGAATCTGCTCTCTGGAGATCCGTAAGCCCGGTAACTTTGACGGCGGCGTGTACTGCTGCAGAGCCAAGAACGATCACGGAGAGGCCAGTGTCAGCTGCAAGCTGGAGGTCAAAC AGGCGGTGGTTGCAGATGCGAACAAGAAATAG